Part of the Halalkalibacter krulwichiae genome is shown below.
ACATTCAGTAAGCTTGAGGAAGTCATCAAATCAGGTCATGTCGTTTTACGAAATGGTGTTTATCATCAGGACGTTGTTCAACTTAAAGTGGACCTAGGAAAGTTAGGCTATAGCGTTCCTGGCAATACAACGACATTCTTTGGGTCTCAAACAGAAGCCCAAGTAAAAGCATTCCAGAATGACCATAACCTAGTAGCTACTGGTGTCGCTGATGCTTTAACATTACAAACGATCCAAGCAGCAACTAGCGCACCACCTTCATCTACTCCTTCTTTATTGCGTTTAGGTGATAGACATGACGCTGTCATCGAGTTAAAAGAGGACTTGGATAAAGTTGGATTCACCGTTCCTGGTAACACAACGACTTATTTTGGCTCAAATACAGAAGCTCAAGTTAAGGCATTTCAACGTTCGTATGGCCTGAGTGCTGATGGAATTGCCGGTCCTGCGACTTTGAACAAATTAAATGAAGTCAAATCGAATCGCAACTTAGTCGTTCTTCGTAACGGTGTTTCTCACAGCTCGGTTGTTCAATTGAAGATCAACCTTGGCAAAGCTGGTTTTCCTGTACCTGGCAATACAACTTCATTGTTTGGCTCGCAAACAGAGGCTCAAGTCAAAGCCTTCCAACGTGCACATGGTTTAGTTGCTAGTGGAGTTGCAGACCCTTACACTTTAGAGGTTCTGCAAAATACGGTAAAGAACTCATCGACTGGCTCTCTTTCTGGCAAGCGCATTGTCATTGATGCTGGGCATGGTGGAAGAGACTCTGGTGCTCCAGGTGTGAACGGCTTATATGAAAAAATCGTTGTTCTCGACATTTCAAAACGTGTTGAGACTAAATTAAAAGCAGCAGGAGCAACGGTCATTATGACGCGAACGAATGATACGTATATCTCATTAGATGAACGTGTCCGAATCGCTAACACTTCAAATGCCAGTGCCTTTGTAAGTGTTCATACAAATGCCTTTAACGGAAGTGCACGCGGGGTTGAAACATGGTGGAATCAAAGCCATAGTTCAGCTCTAAGCAGAAATCTTGCTGAAGAAATTCAAAAAGAATTGGTTCCTGCTCTCCAAACGTTGGATCGAGGAGTGAAACATGGAACTTTCCAAGTCATCCGCTCTACGACGATTCCAGCTGTCCTAGTTGAAGCTGGTTTTATCGATAATAGCAGCGATGGTTCAAAATTAGGATCTACGCAATACCGCGAAAGAGTTGCCGATGCGATCTATAAAGGATTAGTTTCACACTACAACAAGCGGTAATCGTAAAAGCTACAAGCAAACTTTTTGCTTGTAGCTTTTTTTGTTCGTTCATGCTGAAATCAAAAAAAGACACCAAAATGTGTTTGGTGTCTTCTTTTCCGTTTATTAACGAAAATCAACTGTCTTTCTTCCAATCGAGTCATAATAGAAACCGTATTGCTCCATTGCATCAAGGGAAAAGACATTTCTTCCATCAATGATAATTGGCTCTTTCACGACTTTCTTTACTTTCGCTAAATCAATCTGTTGAACTTCTTTCCATTCTGTTAAGATGAGGACAGCATCAGCTTCTGAAATCGTGTCATAAATATCAGCTGCCGTCACTAAAC
Proteins encoded:
- a CDS encoding N-acetylmuramoyl-L-alanine amidase, whose protein sequence is MRFNNLIVFTVAFFLFIGLIPHSAIDAQSLILKNGDRHPEVIQLKLDLEKAGFKVSDNPTSLFGSITEAKVKEFQSAHGLVADGIAGPATFSTLQDVISDLDKNTSASSTPSLLRFGDRHPAVVQLKRDLDKAGFTVPGNTTEYFGSQTEAQVTAFQRAHGLTADGIVGPATFSKLEEVVQQSASQSSPSVLRFGDRHPAVVQLKLDLDQAGFTVPGNTTEYFGPQTEAQVKAFQRANGLTADGIAGPATFTKLAEVIQGISEPRPSLLRIGDRHAAVIQLKEDLDKVGFTVPGNTTNYFGSQTEAQVKAFQQAYRLTADGIAGQATFSKLEEVIKSGHVVLRNGVYHQDVVQLKVDLGKLGYSVPGNTTTFFGSQTEAQVKAFQNDHNLVATGVADALTLQTIQAATSAPPSSTPSLLRLGDRHDAVIELKEDLDKVGFTVPGNTTTYFGSNTEAQVKAFQRSYGLSADGIAGPATLNKLNEVKSNRNLVVLRNGVSHSSVVQLKINLGKAGFPVPGNTTSLFGSQTEAQVKAFQRAHGLVASGVADPYTLEVLQNTVKNSSTGSLSGKRIVIDAGHGGRDSGAPGVNGLYEKIVVLDISKRVETKLKAAGATVIMTRTNDTYISLDERVRIANTSNASAFVSVHTNAFNGSARGVETWWNQSHSSALSRNLAEEIQKELVPALQTLDRGVKHGTFQVIRSTTIPAVLVEAGFIDNSSDGSKLGSTQYRERVADAIYKGLVSHYNKR